TGTGGCCATTGGTATTACGACCTCAGGCAAAAGTCCCAACATTACCCTGGCTCTAACCAAAGCAAAAGAAATGGGGATTGTGGCTGCTACCCTAACCGGCAAAGGGGGCGGAGACTTACACGGTATTGCCCACCCCATGATTATTGTGCCATCAAACACCACAGCCCGCATTCAAGAAATGCATATTATGATTGGGCAAATGCTGTGCGATGCCTTAGAAAAAGAACTTAAAATAGAAACATTTCCTGCGTAAAACCATGGACGATTTAGCCACCTATTTAGCTGCCTTTCCCAAAGCCCACGTTCTTTGCGTGGGGGATCTGATGCTTGACCGGTATGTGTACGGCACCGTTTCGCGCATTTCACCCGAGGCCCCTATTCCTGTCTTGAATGTAGACCGGGAGTTTTACACTCTAGGCGGCGTGGGCAACGTGGCTGCAAATATCGCGGCCTTGGGCGCAACACCTCATATGGTGGGCATACTGGGAAAAGATGTTTATGGGGAAACTTTAAAAGGCTTATGTACGGAAAAAAATATATCCCCCAAACCCCTGTTGGCACTACCCCATTTTCAGACAATTTTGAAGAATAGATATTGCTCCCAACAGCAGCAACTTCTGCGGGTTGATTATGAAAAAATTCAGACCTTTGACAAGGATGTGTATGACAAGATTTTAGATCAAGTCGAAAAGCTAATGCCTCAGGTCAAAGTGTTGGTTTTATCTGATTATGGCAAAGGCGTTTTGCACCCAGACTATGTGCTTAAGCCCCTTTTAAAGATGGCACAGGCTCATAAGATTCCCACAATCGTTGACCCCAAGGGCAAGGATTTTAGCATTTATCGGGGGGCTACCCTTGTGACGCCCAACCGGAAAGAACTGCAAGAAGCAACTAGTTTCCCTTGTAAAACGAATGCAGAGGTAGAAAAAGCTGCCCACTGGTTGATTCAAAATACTGGTATTCATAATGTGTTGGCCACGCGCAGTGAAGAAGGCATGACCCTGGTTCAAGACAAAAAAAGCCCCCTTCACTACCCTACACAAGCAAAAGAAGTCTTTGATGTATCAGGGGCTGGTGACACGGTTGTAGCCACCCTTGCCGTTGGACTGGCGGCGAATGTTCCCCTGGAAAAAGCCGTATCTCTGGCGAATCTGGCTGGATCTATTGTGGTGGGAAAAATTGGAACGGCAACCGTCAGCCCCCAAGAAATTTTGGATTCACAATTTTCTTCCCTCAGCCATTTGTACGCCGACAAAATAGGAACCGTGAGTCAAGCCCAAGACCAAATACGAAAATGGCGTAAAAAAGGATACAAAGTCGGGTTTACCAACGGATGTTTTGATCTACTGCACAAAGGACACATTTTCTTACTGCACGAGGCTCACAAAACTTGTGACCGTCTGATTGTCGGTCTGAACAGTGATGCTTCCGTAAAAACCTTAAAAGGGCCCAGCCGGCCTATCAAAGACCAAGAGGAGAGATCCCTGATTCTGGCTAGCCTACAAGACGTTGATTTTGTGACAATTTTTTCTGAAGAAACCCCTCTTAAATTGATTGAGGCCCTTGAGCCCGACGTGCTGATCAAGGGGTCAGACTATACAGTCGACAAAGTCGTTGGAGGCCCCTTTGTGAAAGCCCGCGGTGGCCAAGTGGTGCTGATCAATCTGGTGGATGGGTTTAGCACAACAGGCACCATTAAGAGTATGTCTGGGGAGTAAGCTCCTATGGATCCAACGGGTCTTTCCCGTGGACCCATTCTTTACTTATGCCTCTCTAAGCATCACTCTCTTTTTGTTCTGGTAATTTTGGTCTAGGCCTAGGTTTGGGTATGGGTTTCTCTGTCCCTGGTAAAAGACCAGTCTTTTTCAAAGTTGGAAACAAAGGAGTAGGGGAAGTGACCACTCTTTCTTCCAGCTTCTCTTCTCGGCTAGGTCTCCGTTTTAGCTTAACCCCAGCAGCTATTTGTGCTGCAATATCACCAGCGGAAGTAGCTGCTGAGGGAGGAGCCTTCGATGCAACCTCAACTTTCTTCAATTTTTTTCCTGCCTGTATTTCAGCCAAAAGGGCACTCTTTGGGTTACCTCCCTGATTCAGCTCGGCGTTACTTACTTCTTCCCCCTTTTTTAATTTATTAGCGGCTATTTGCTCGGCTAATGAAAGCGTCTCATGGCCTTTTGTTCCTGAAAAGGGAGCAGGCGGTGGTGGCGGTGGCGGAGGTGGCGCGCTTCCAAAAGGAGGAGGAGGTGGTGGTGGAATATTCGAACCGGTAGCCCATCCTTCCTCCACTGAAGAAGTTGGACGAGGCGATGATGACCGCTCCCTCACGACACAATATGCATCAGAGCGCTTTAAAATTTCAGCAACAAGTGGTTCAAGAGATTGTTGATTGGATTCAGGAAAGCGCTCTCGTAGAAGTTTTAAAATATCTGAACCCAAATGCCCCTTATCAGCAGGCATTTGACGCCCCCTACTTCCCATAGATGCTTGCACACCCTGCACATAATACAGCCCTATCAACGCAATACATAAAAACTTGAATTTCATTTACGAATACCCCCTAATTCTTTCTTTATTTTTTTCACGGTGTCACAAAAAAGTAGCCTCGTCAAATAATTTCCAAGAGGATGTAGGGACGCTTCTAAAAAAGCTTCTTTTTTAGGGCTTGGTATTTGGTCAGAGCTTGGTTCAATTTAATACCCCTATTTTTCCAATAAGCCCTTCTGAATCGATCAAAGGTTTTTCTATCAATTTTAGAAGTTCCTGATTTCAGGTTATAATGCAATTTGCCATGATATTTATTATGGGTTGATTGAGTAATTTCGGCCAATACCCCATCCTGCTGGGTTAAGTGGTGTAATTGTATAGGTTTATCGTCTGCCCCTAAAGGTGAATATCCTAATTTAAGTCGCTCTAAATTGGTTCTTCCCCTAGCATCTTTCTTAAGAGGTGAAATATGCGCTTGCAAAACCAATTGCTCATTTTTGTCAACCTTGTGCGCAAAAAACTCACAGGACTCAAAATGTCCCCCTACTGCGCCTATCTCAATAGAAGTAGCTTTTCTTAAAACTGCCCCCGCATTAAGCGGTGTTACAACTGGATTAGGATTTTTTTTACTGGGAACACGATCTCCAATATAATTGGTAAGCTCTGATAAAGCCCTACGTTCTATTTTAACGGGAGTCAAATGACTAGGCGATAAAAGCCCTAAAGATTTTCTTTTACTTGAACGACCGCTCCGCATGCTTGCCTCTATTTTTCCGTTGTTAGGCATACGCAATTCAGAACTTAATCGGGCTGCAACGGGATGTTGCACAGTATTTTCATCTAATATTTCAAAAAACAAAGACGACTTAGCAAAATTATTAAATAAAAAACAACAAAATAATAAATAAAATATATACTTATTCATAAAATACCTCTTCATATAAAGTGTTATATACTTATTATTAAATTTTTAATCAATATTTATTGTTGTTAATTTTAATTATTATTTAAATTTTATTGTTTTTCTTCAAAAGTTGTTTTTCTTAATGAACCCTGGTATAGTGAATAAATGCGTTGTATTGCCTATTCCACAGCTGAGTCTTACACTCTCAAAAAATTAGCCGATCATTTTCAAAGTGAGGGCGCCAAGTGCTCTCTGCACAATAAAGAGGTTCTTCACCTTCCTCGGGCCAAAGAAAAGGGCGATATTTTCTTTTTTGATTATGGATGTGTTGTTTTCTGGAACGTTCCTAAAAAGACTGAACACAGTATCTTAGAAACGCTAAAAAATTTCTCAGCCCATCCCTATCACAAGCAGGAATCAGATGAATTCGAATACGAAGTCAGTCGCAAAGAACCCAAAACACTTATAAGCAACGGGGTTATTACCCTGTCTGGCACGAAAGTTTTCAAAAAACTTGTTGTTTCTTTTGCTTTGTCCCAATCCGTTAAGCTGATGACTTTTGAAGAAGTTATTTTGAATGCCATTGAAGATACGCGAAATATGCCAGAAGAAATGGCATTACATGGGAAGGTCTCCCTATCTCGCAAAGAAATTTCCCAGAAAATGGGCCGTATTTTTATTGTGCGCCATTCGGTGAATTTGCATACAGAAATGCTAGATATTCCTGAATTCTTTTGGGAATATCCGGAATACGAATCCCTGTATAAAATGATTTTGAAAGACTTTGACGTTCCCCAACGTTTAGAAGTTTTGAACCGCCGCATGGAAATGATTCAAGAGCTTTTCTCTATGTTAGGCGGAGAACTAAACCACCAGCATTCGTCTCTGCTCGAGTGGATCATTATTATTCTGATCTCAGTTGAAATTGCCCTGTTCCTGTTGAAGGAAGTCTGGAAAATCGTTTAAATTAAATAGTGGTACCCGCGGCCGGACTCGAACCGGCAAGGCCGTTAAGCCAAC
This genomic interval from Alphaproteobacteria bacterium contains the following:
- the hldE gene encoding bifunctional D-glycero-beta-D-manno-heptose-7-phosphate kinase/D-glycero-beta-D-manno-heptose 1-phosphate adenylyltransferase HldE; translation: MDDLATYLAAFPKAHVLCVGDLMLDRYVYGTVSRISPEAPIPVLNVDREFYTLGGVGNVAANIAALGATPHMVGILGKDVYGETLKGLCTEKNISPKPLLALPHFQTILKNRYCSQQQQLLRVDYEKIQTFDKDVYDKILDQVEKLMPQVKVLVLSDYGKGVLHPDYVLKPLLKMAQAHKIPTIVDPKGKDFSIYRGATLVTPNRKELQEATSFPCKTNAEVEKAAHWLIQNTGIHNVLATRSEEGMTLVQDKKSPLHYPTQAKEVFDVSGAGDTVVATLAVGLAANVPLEKAVSLANLAGSIVVGKIGTATVSPQEILDSQFSSLSHLYADKIGTVSQAQDQIRKWRKKGYKVGFTNGCFDLLHKGHIFLLHEAHKTCDRLIVGLNSDASVKTLKGPSRPIKDQEERSLILASLQDVDFVTIFSEETPLKLIEALEPDVLIKGSDYTVDKVVGGPFVKARGGQVVLINLVDGFSTTGTIKSMSGE
- a CDS encoding WH2 domain-containing protein, producing the protein MAANKLKKGEEVSNAELNQGGNPKSALLAEIQAGKKLKKVEVASKAPPSAATSAGDIAAQIAAGVKLKRRPSREEKLEERVVTSPTPLFPTLKKTGLLPGTEKPIPKPRPRPKLPEQKESDA
- a CDS encoding RMD1 family protein; this encodes MRCIAYSTAESYTLKKLADHFQSEGAKCSLHNKEVLHLPRAKEKGDIFFFDYGCVVFWNVPKKTEHSILETLKNFSAHPYHKQESDEFEYEVSRKEPKTLISNGVITLSGTKVFKKLVVSFALSQSVKLMTFEEVILNAIEDTRNMPEEMALHGKVSLSRKEISQKMGRIFIVRHSVNLHTEMLDIPEFFWEYPEYESLYKMILKDFDVPQRLEVLNRRMEMIQELFSMLGGELNHQHSSLLEWIIIILISVEIALFLLKEVWKIV
- a CDS encoding HNH/ENDO VII family nuclease, with protein sequence MNKYIFYLLFCCFLFNNFAKSSLFFEILDENTVQHPVAARLSSELRMPNNGKIEASMRSGRSSKRKSLGLLSPSHLTPVKIERRALSELTNYIGDRVPSKKNPNPVVTPLNAGAVLRKATSIEIGAVGGHFESCEFFAHKVDKNEQLVLQAHISPLKKDARGRTNLERLKLGYSPLGADDKPIQLHHLTQQDGVLAEITQSTHNKYHGKLHYNLKSGTSKIDRKTFDRFRRAYWKNRGIKLNQALTKYQALKKKLF